A portion of the Podospora pseudoanserina strain CBS 124.78 chromosome 2, whole genome shotgun sequence genome contains these proteins:
- a CDS encoding hypothetical protein (EggNog:ENOG503PCN0; COG:S): MDRSVQRPPSTDGGNAMGPPMIDYGDPALLSHDNAGPQLLAVGWSLWCAAGLFLGTRVYCKLIGSRRLWWDDHFLIVSQVIHLVATCLMTTLVADVGYGKHPWDKPGVSPMPSTKELLLMMPRATLTITAMSWSKTAFAITMLRFSEGWMKWAVWFIIISMNIAFGLSAMVPWLLCTPIQKTWDLNVEGSCHSFNVSLVLAYVSGAYSALCDLVLALLPWMIISKLQMRTKEKLGVGIAMSMGIIAAIMAIVKTVSLQNLLKMDSFYTAQLNIYDTAEISVTIMAASIPALRVLFNEVRTSVRTKGRQYYQATTPHYGANRTGIVITVKAEGNMEEERPGCGDDMSDTGILGSSTSHDPKRICRVDEVEVVSTYSNGKRSMSDEEGGYEMQKTVRKGSMPE; encoded by the exons ATGGACCGATCAGTACAACGACCTCCTTCGACTGACGGCGGCAACGCAATGGGTCCTCCAATGATCGATTATGGCGACCCGGCCCTTCTATCCCATGACAATGCCGGCCCCCAGCTCCTCGCCGTCGGTTGGTCACTATGGTGCGCGGCGGGGTTATTTCTAGGCACAAGAGTCTACTGCAAGCTTATCGGCAGCCGGCGGCTATGGTGGGATGATCACTTCTTGATCGTATCACAGGTCATCCACCTGGTAGCGACCTGCTTGATGACGACGCTGGTGGCAGATGTGGGTTACGGGAAGCATCCTTGGGACAAACCCGGTGTCAGTCCAATGCCTTCCACCAAAGAGCTCCTTCTTATGATGCCGCGAGCGACCCTTACCATCACTGCAATGTCCTGGAGTAAAACAGCCTTCGCCATTACCATGCTACGCTTCTCCGAGGGTTGGATGAAGTGGGCCGTAtggttcatcatcatcagcatgaaCATCGCCTTCGGACTCTCTGCCATGGTCCCGTGGCTCCTTTGCACACCGATCCAGAAGACGTGGGACTTGAACGTCGAGGGTTCATGCCATTCATTCAACGTCTCACTCGTGCTTGCATATGTGTCCGGGGCATACTCGGCCCTCTGCGATCTTGTGTTAGCCTTGTTGCCGTGGATGATCATTTCGAAGCTGCAAATGCGGACCAAGGAGAAACTAGGCGTGGGTATCGCCATGAGCATGGGAATCAT CGCCGCAATAATGGCCATAGTCAAGACTGTCTCGCTTCAAAATCTCCTCAAAATGGACTCGTTCTATACCGCCCAGCTCAACATCTACGACACTGCGGAAATCTCTGtcaccatcatggccgccTCTATCCCTGCGTTGCGCGTGCTTTTCAACGAAGTGCGCACCTCGGTCCGCACAAAGGGCAGACAGTATTACCAGGCTACGACGCCCCACTATGGTGCAAATCGGACTGGGATCGTCATTACTGTCAAGGCCGAGGGAaacatggaggaggagcggccTGGTTGCGGAGATGATATGAGCGACACAGGGATTTTGGGATCGAGCACCAGCCACGACCCAAAACGCATTTGCCGGGTTGATGAGGTCGAGGTGGTTTCAACATACAGTAATGGGAAAAGAAGCATGAGtgatgaggaaggcggaTACGAGATGCAGAAGACTGTTAGGAAAGGGTCGATGCCGGAGTAG
- a CDS encoding hypothetical protein (COG:G; EggNog:ENOG503NVWQ; CAZy:AA12), producing the protein MGHIINTVASVAALTALFVPEVAAQSCPGVNSRFQPRMGSGYRFSLLATGLRQPRHITIDSAGNLLVAEGGSQSVRRLVLQDQGNIVCVQSNTQLSGTNTNHGIALSADGRTLFTSNLASVNAYSYDPATGQVGSGRQIVNGMSNTGTHPTRAIATSKWSPDTILVARGSQNNIDTTTTQTSSGRSMIKTFSISAGTQSTINYNTGGEVLGWGLRNIVGLTEDPAYGGIWSVENQMDDLRLNGRDIHNNNPAERLSYHGVLNATTNRYKGLNYGYPSCVPAWDPQNVGINGLVVGSLFKPDSVPNANDCANRMTGRLHFHAHTAPLDVKFTANGTAAYIAFHGSWNRNPADGYRVMRVDFRNGDPVADVSSTTAQIPVMENSNVGGCPNNCFRPVGLAFDAKGRLYVSSDTTGEIYVIYGA; encoded by the exons ATGGGCCAtatcatcaacaccgtcgCGAGTGTCGCGGCTTTGACCGCGCTCTTCGTCCCCGAAGTAGCTGCTCAGTCATGCCCGGGCGTCAACAGTCGCTTCCAGCCCCGTATGGGTTCTGGGTACCGGTTCAGCTTGCTTGCTACCGGGCTCCGCCAGCCCAGACACATAACCATCGATAGCGCCGGTAACCTCCTTGTCGCTGAAGGTGGTTCTCAGTCAGTCAGACGCTTGGTCCTTCAGGATCAGGGCAACATCGTTTGTGTTCAGTCCAACACCCAGCTCAGCGGTACCAAC ACCAACCATGGTATTGCTCTTTCTGCTGATGGCAGGACACTCTTCACGTCCAACTTGGCCTCGGTGAACGCCTACTCCTATGACCCGGCCACAGGACAGGTTGGCTCCGGACGCCAGATTGTAAACGGAATGTCCAACACGGGCACTCACCCGACCAGAGCCATTGCTACCTCCAAGTGGTCCCCAGACACCATTCTCGTGGCGCGTGGTTCTCAAAACAACATTGATACCACGACCACTCAGACTTCCTCTGGTCGTTCGATGATCAAGaccttctccatctcggcTGGCACGCAGTCAACCATCAACTACAACACGGGCGGCGAGGTCCTTGGCTGGGGTCTCCGCAATATCGTCGGCTTGACCGAGGACCCTGCCTACGGCGGCATCTGGTCTGTCGAGAACCAGATGGACGACCTCCGACTCAACGGTCGTGacatccacaacaacaacccagctGAGCGCCTCAGCTACCACGGCGTTCTCaacgccaccaccaaccgaTACAAGGGTCTCAACTACGGGTACCCCTCTTGCGTCCCAGCCTGGGACCCCCAAAACGTCGGCATCAACGGTCTGGTGGTGGGCTCCCTCTTCAAGCCCGACTCTGTCCCCAACGCCAACGACTGTGCCAACCGCATGACGGGCCGTCTCCATTTCCACGCTCACACTGCTCCTCTTGATGTCAAGTTCACCGCCAATGGAACTGCCGCATACATTGCGTTCCACGGCAGCTGGAACCGCAACCCTGCTGATGGGTACCGTGTCATGAGGGTGGACTTCCGGAACGGCGATCCAGTGGCCGACGTCAGCTCGACGACGGCGCAGATTCCGGTCATGGAGAACAGCAATGTCGGCGGCTGCCCCAACAACTGCTTCCGTCCGGTCGGTCTGGCGTTTGATGCCAAGGGTCGCTTGTATGTGTCGAGCGACACGACCGGTGAGATTTATGTCATCTATGGCGCTTGA